Proteins encoded within one genomic window of Thiothrix litoralis:
- the proW gene encoding glycine betaine/L-proline ABC transporter permease ProW, which produces MADNPWTNSAEATEQAQPTPDAAGNAWSSAAQPSSDTAAGNTDWLNSAGDAAPSASFDWLHPFNEAVIPLDVWVENGLGWVVDNLRPFFQSVRWPIDATLSGIEAAFQAIPAPFLIVLLALLAWQVSGWRLALGTTLSLIFVGLIGAWDQSVITLTLVITSVFFCVLIGLPTGIWLSRSERAARALRPLLDAMQTTPAFVYLVPIVMLFGIGNVPGVVVTIIFALPPLIRLTNLGIRQVPADLIEAGRAFGASPSQMLFRVQLPLAMPTILAGVNQTLMLALSMVVIASMIAVGGLGQMVLRGIGRLDMGLATIGGVGIVVLAIILDRITQAMGQNARGRGTRHWYESGPIGLVVRQFKN; this is translated from the coding sequence ATGGCGGATAATCCTTGGACAAACAGCGCAGAGGCTACCGAACAGGCGCAACCGACGCCGGATGCCGCAGGCAATGCGTGGTCTAGCGCGGCTCAGCCGAGCAGTGACACAGCGGCAGGCAATACCGACTGGTTGAATAGTGCGGGAGATGCCGCACCAAGCGCCAGTTTCGACTGGCTGCACCCGTTTAATGAGGCGGTGATTCCTCTGGATGTGTGGGTCGAAAATGGGCTGGGTTGGGTTGTGGATAATCTGCGGCCATTTTTCCAGTCAGTGCGCTGGCCGATCGACGCTACCCTGAGCGGCATTGAGGCTGCTTTTCAGGCCATTCCCGCGCCTTTTCTGATCGTGTTACTGGCCTTGCTGGCGTGGCAAGTATCGGGCTGGCGGCTGGCGCTGGGAACTACGCTATCACTGATTTTCGTCGGGCTGATCGGCGCTTGGGATCAGTCTGTCATAACGTTGACGTTGGTGATTACGTCAGTATTTTTCTGTGTCCTGATTGGTTTGCCGACCGGGATATGGCTGTCACGCAGCGAACGTGCCGCCCGCGCATTACGCCCATTGCTGGATGCGATGCAGACTACGCCTGCCTTTGTCTATCTGGTACCCATTGTGATGCTGTTTGGCATTGGCAATGTGCCGGGTGTGGTGGTGACGATCATTTTTGCGCTGCCGCCGCTGATCCGCCTGACCAATCTGGGGATTCGTCAAGTGCCTGCCGATTTGATCGAGGCGGGTCGTGCATTCGGTGCTAGCCCGAGCCAGATGCTGTTCCGCGTGCAATTGCCGCTGGCGATGCCGACCATACTGGCGGGTGTTAACCAGACCCTGATGCTAGCACTGTCGATGGTAGTGATCGCTTCCATGATTGCTGTCGGCGGTCTGGGTCAGATGGTGCTGCGCGGCATAGGCCGTCTCGACATGGGGCTGGCAACGATTGGCGGCGTGGGCATCGTGGTGCTGGCCATTATTCTCGATCGTATTACCCAAGCAATGGGGCAGAATGCCCGTGGGCGGGGAACTCGTCACTGGTATGAATCCGGCCCGATCGGCTTGGTAGTGCGTCAATTCAAAAACTAA
- a CDS encoding IS4/Tn5 family transposase DNA-binding protein gives MNWSSSELTDLDLGDKRLETRAAHILNAMLKAPQSSLPKACQSWSSTLATYRFFWNEAVSHDALMASHFEATECRIRQQDSKIILCIQDTTELDFNGQETEGLGRLSYDKQRGMYLLRPCVSPRNACRWASPIRGCGHGLEQSRRPSEPQHQRKPSLDRRV, from the coding sequence ATGAACTGGTCATCTAGCGAACTCACCGATCTTGATTTGGGAGACAAGCGCCTCGAAACACGCGCCGCCCATATTCTCAATGCCATGCTGAAAGCGCCCCAATCCAGCCTCCCCAAGGCTTGCCAGAGTTGGTCAAGTACCTTGGCGACGTACCGTTTCTTCTGGAATGAGGCGGTGAGCCATGATGCTTTGATGGCATCCCACTTTGAAGCGACAGAGTGCCGAATCCGTCAACAAGACTCGAAGATTATCCTGTGCATTCAAGACACCACCGAATTGGACTTCAATGGACAGGAAACCGAGGGCTTGGGGCGGTTATCCTACGATAAGCAACGCGGGATGTACCTGCTCCGACCTTGTGTATCACCCCGGAACGCCTGCCGTTGGGCATCACCGATACGTGGATGTGGTCACGGGCTTGAGCAAAGCCGCCGACCAAGCGAACCCCAGCATCAAAGAAAGCCGTCGCTGGATCGAAGGGTATGA
- the proX gene encoding glycine betaine/L-proline ABC transporter substrate-binding protein ProX has protein sequence MFKHTLKNLSLSAAMALTLGTTVQAGDKLPGEGVEVQPLQSSIAEETFQTLLVDKALEKLGYDVKPIKEIEYATGHVAIGNGDGTFMADHWDPLHTDFFEKAGGDKKIFREGVYASGALQGYLIDKKTADEYKIKSIDQLKDPKLAKLFDADGDGKADLAGCNPGWGCEAVIEHQLDTYGLRDTITHKQGTYSAIIADTIARYQQGKPVLYYTWTPYWVSGVLVPSKDTVWLQVPFSSLPGDRKDVDTTLPDGSNYGFQANNQRIIANKQFTDANPAAAKLFSIMNISASDINAQNLKMRDGEKSEKDIGNHADAWIKGHQETFDGWIKEAMTAAKK, from the coding sequence ATGTTTAAACACACTCTGAAAAATCTTTCATTAAGCGCTGCAATGGCGCTGACACTAGGCACCACTGTGCAGGCGGGGGATAAACTGCCGGGGGAAGGTGTCGAAGTACAGCCGCTCCAGTCCTCGATTGCCGAGGAAACCTTCCAGACCTTACTGGTTGACAAGGCGCTGGAAAAGTTGGGTTATGATGTAAAACCCATCAAGGAAATCGAATACGCTACCGGCCACGTTGCGATTGGCAATGGTGACGGTACTTTCATGGCTGACCATTGGGATCCTTTGCATACTGATTTTTTTGAAAAAGCCGGTGGTGACAAGAAAATTTTCCGTGAAGGGGTTTATGCCAGTGGTGCGCTGCAAGGCTACCTGATCGACAAGAAAACGGCTGATGAATACAAGATCAAGAGCATCGACCAGTTGAAAGATCCCAAACTGGCCAAGTTATTTGATGCCGATGGTGATGGTAAGGCCGACTTAGCGGGCTGCAACCCCGGCTGGGGCTGTGAAGCCGTTATTGAGCATCAGCTTGATACTTATGGTTTACGTGACACTATTACCCATAAACAGGGAACCTACTCAGCAATCATTGCCGACACCATTGCACGCTACCAGCAGGGTAAGCCAGTTCTGTACTACACTTGGACACCTTACTGGGTCAGTGGTGTATTGGTACCGAGCAAGGATACTGTCTGGCTGCAAGTGCCGTTTTCCTCCCTGCCGGGCGACCGTAAGGATGTGGACACCACCCTGCCGGACGGCAGCAACTACGGTTTCCAAGCCAATAATCAGCGCATCATCGCCAACAAGCAATTTACCGATGCCAACCCGGCGGCGGCCAAGCTGTTTTCCATCATGAACATCAGCGCTAGCGATATCAATGCGCAAAACCTGAAAATGCGTGATGGTGAAAAGTCCGAAAAGGATATCGGGAATCATGCCGATGCTTGGATCAAGGGGCATCAGGAAACCTTCGATGGCTGGATCAAGGAAGCCATGACTGCGGCGAAGAAGTAA
- a CDS encoding IS4 family transposase produces the protein MNWSSSELTDLDLGDKRLETRAAHILNAMLKAPQSSLPKACQSWSSTLATYRFFWNEAVSHDALMASHFEATECRIRQQDSKIILCIQDTTELDFNGQETEGLGRLSYDKQRGMYLHPTLCITPERLPLGITDTWMWSRGLSKAADQANPSIKESRRWIEGYERVAELAARCPGHRLIYTGDRESDFYDLLKRAQALDYPADLLIRAQHNRALGDDLKLWDAIEQQQALTRITFTKPRKQGEKARKVVQEIKVLRYTLRPKSKHPMLLTLVQAKEINPPAGKSPLIWRLVTNRCVETADAACELIDWYRARWEIEMFFDVLKVGCRVEKLQLDTKERIEKALALYIMVAWRIMFLMRLGRTCPELPAELVFDPLEWKVSFRLGKKALPDGIPTLNQVIRNLAELGGFLGRKCDGEPGAKSIWLGYSRASPYTQVPS, from the coding sequence ATGAACTGGTCATCTAGCGAACTCACCGATCTTGATTTGGGAGACAAGCGCCTCGAAACACGCGCCGCCCATATTCTCAATGCCATGCTGAAAGCGCCCCAATCCAGCCTCCCCAAGGCTTGCCAGAGTTGGTCAAGTACCTTGGCGACGTACCGTTTCTTCTGGAATGAGGCGGTGAGCCATGATGCTTTGATGGCATCCCACTTTGAAGCGACAGAGTGCCGAATCCGTCAACAAGACTCGAAGATTATCCTGTGCATTCAAGACACCACCGAATTGGACTTCAATGGACAGGAAACCGAGGGCTTGGGGCGGTTATCCTACGATAAGCAACGCGGGATGTACCTGCATCCGACCTTGTGTATCACCCCGGAACGCCTGCCGTTGGGCATCACCGATACGTGGATGTGGTCACGGGGCTTGAGCAAAGCCGCCGACCAAGCGAACCCCAGCATCAAAGAAAGCCGTCGCTGGATCGAAGGGTATGAACGGGTAGCCGAACTGGCGGCACGCTGCCCCGGACACCGGCTCATCTATACGGGCGACCGTGAAAGCGACTTTTACGACTTGCTCAAACGGGCACAAGCCTTGGATTACCCGGCTGACCTGCTGATACGGGCGCAACATAACCGTGCCTTAGGAGATGACCTCAAACTGTGGGATGCCATTGAGCAACAACAGGCGTTGACCCGCATCACCTTTACCAAACCGCGCAAGCAGGGTGAAAAAGCCCGCAAAGTGGTACAGGAAATCAAGGTGTTACGTTATACCCTGCGTCCCAAGAGCAAGCACCCGATGCTATTGACCTTGGTTCAAGCCAAAGAAATCAACCCACCCGCCGGAAAATCGCCCCTCATTTGGCGTTTAGTCACCAACCGTTGTGTAGAGACCGCCGATGCCGCTTGTGAACTCATCGACTGGTATCGGGCGCGTTGGGAAATCGAAATGTTTTTTGATGTCCTGAAAGTTGGCTGTCGCGTCGAAAAACTGCAACTGGACACTAAAGAGCGCATCGAAAAAGCCCTCGCGCTCTACATCATGGTGGCCTGGCGGATTATGTTTCTGATGCGGTTGGGGCGTACCTGCCCAGAACTTCCGGCTGAGCTGGTGTTTGACCCGCTGGAATGGAAAGTATCCTTCCGGCTCGGCAAAAAAGCACTGCCCGATGGCATACCTACCCTCAATCAAGTGATCCGCAATCTGGCAGAACTGGGGGGCTTTCTGGGCAGAAAATGCGATGGCGAACCGGGAGCTAAAAGTATCTGGTTGGGCTACTCAAGGGCATCTCCTTATACACAAGTCCCAAGCTGA
- a CDS encoding IS4 family transposase, whose protein sequence is MDVVTGLSKAADQANPSIKESRRWIEGYERVAELAARCPGHRLIYTGDRESDFYDLLKRAQALDYPADLLIRAQHNRALGDDLKLWDAIEQQQALTRITFTKPRKQGEKARKVVQEIKVLRYTLRPKSKHPMLLTLVQAKEINPPAGKSPLIWRLVTNRCVETADAACELIDWYRARWEIEMFFDVLKVGCRVEKLQLDTKERIEKALALYIMVAWRIMFLMRLGRTCPELPAELVFDPLEWKVSFRLGKKALPDGIPTLNQVIRNLAELGGFLGRKCDGEPGAKSIWLGYSRVLDCIYGIQMASELGEGLICV, encoded by the coding sequence GTGGATGTGGTCACGGGCTTGAGCAAAGCCGCCGACCAAGCGAACCCCAGCATCAAAGAAAGCCGTCGCTGGATCGAAGGGTATGAACGGGTAGCCGAACTGGCGGCACGCTGCCCCGGACACCGGCTCATCTATACGGGCGACCGTGAAAGCGACTTTTACGACTTGCTCAAACGGGCACAAGCCTTGGATTACCCGGCTGACCTGCTGATACGGGCGCAACATAACCGTGCCTTAGGAGATGACCTCAAACTGTGGGATGCCATTGAGCAACAACAGGCGTTGACCCGCATCACCTTTACCAAACCGCGCAAGCAGGGTGAAAAAGCCCGCAAAGTGGTACAGGAAATCAAGGTGTTACGTTATACCCTGCGTCCCAAGAGCAAGCACCCGATGCTATTGACCTTGGTTCAAGCCAAAGAAATCAACCCACCCGCCGGAAAATCGCCCCTCATTTGGCGTTTAGTCACCAACCGTTGTGTAGAGACCGCCGATGCCGCTTGTGAACTCATCGACTGGTATCGGGCGCGTTGGGAAATCGAAATGTTTTTTGATGTCCTGAAAGTTGGCTGTCGCGTCGAAAAACTGCAACTGGACACTAAAGAGCGCATCGAAAAAGCCCTCGCGCTCTACATCATGGTGGCCTGGCGGATTATGTTTCTGATGCGGTTGGGGCGTACCTGCCCAGAACTTCCGGCTGAGCTGGTGTTTGACCCGCTGGAATGGAAAGTATCCTTCCGGCTCGGCAAAAAAGCACTGCCCGATGGCATACCTACCCTCAATCAAGTGATCCGCAATCTGGCAGAACTGGGGGGCTTTCTGGGCAGAAAATGCGATGGCGAACCGGGAGCTAAAAGTATCTGGTTGGGCTACTCAAGGGTGCTGGACTGTATTTATGGGATTCAGATGGCTAGTGAATTGGGGGAAGGACTGATTTGTGTATAA
- the tnpC gene encoding IS66 family transposase, with product MLAPVSHLPTTLDEAHQVIVRQQERIAELEKQVARVAVLEQQVEALQQHIEELVAKFGSSSLNSSKPPSSDSPEQRALRPKRKGSSRAQGGQPGHPRHERALYPAEQVTRTEQYFPESTCPCGGAVAIDWGNPYCHQVTDIAPPPPPDVTEHQFYHGICQSCGIKHHSQWPDWVPSGQMGAGVIAWVVILSGQFRLSMRQIQVLLWEMCQIRFSTGAISNAQGKAIPWMGPLYRQVGQHVREQAVCHADETRHYRGTNTYWLWALADNTVSYFMTHYSRGKAAADALLGSFSGYLVTDHFSGYGNVPPERRQLCWAHLIRHFRKIAGRCGEGGIVGKRLLLLAYATIRTHHRWQQHPDQATRYRRRILRLRRSFQATLNQGVALHNCKRTTNQCKHLLKDEAMCWTFLKDDRIPLTNNRAERVIRPYVQWRKTSFASQSAQGDRFRPTVLTVLGTARQLGMNMATLMREVCSQGLAHKPVSVRFPLDQASACNPLQMA from the coding sequence TTGTTAGCCCCCGTTTCCCACTTACCCACGACACTGGATGAAGCGCATCAGGTAATCGTGCGCCAACAAGAACGAATAGCTGAGTTGGAGAAGCAAGTGGCACGGGTAGCAGTGCTGGAGCAACAAGTCGAAGCCCTGCAACAACATATCGAAGAACTAGTGGCTAAATTCGGCAGCAGTTCGCTCAACAGTTCCAAACCGCCCTCATCCGACAGTCCCGAACAACGGGCGTTGCGCCCTAAACGCAAGGGGAGTAGCCGCGCTCAGGGTGGCCAACCGGGGCATCCGCGTCACGAACGGGCGTTATATCCTGCCGAACAAGTGACGCGCACCGAACAGTATTTCCCTGAAAGCACCTGTCCCTGTGGCGGTGCAGTGGCGATTGACTGGGGAAACCCTTACTGCCATCAGGTCACGGATATTGCGCCGCCACCACCGCCGGATGTGACGGAACACCAGTTTTACCACGGTATTTGCCAATCCTGCGGCATCAAGCATCACAGTCAGTGGCCCGATTGGGTGCCGAGCGGTCAAATGGGCGCGGGCGTTATTGCATGGGTGGTGATCCTGAGCGGTCAGTTCCGCCTGTCGATGCGTCAGATTCAAGTGCTGTTGTGGGAAATGTGCCAGATACGTTTCAGCACGGGTGCAATCAGCAACGCCCAAGGCAAAGCGATTCCGTGGATGGGGCCGCTGTACCGTCAAGTGGGTCAGCATGTGCGCGAACAAGCAGTGTGCCATGCCGATGAAACCCGCCATTATCGGGGGACGAACACCTATTGGTTATGGGCATTGGCGGATAATACGGTCAGTTACTTCATGACCCATTACTCCCGTGGCAAGGCGGCGGCGGATGCGTTGCTGGGTAGCTTTAGCGGTTATTTAGTCACCGACCACTTCAGTGGTTACGGCAATGTCCCGCCCGAACGGCGGCAACTGTGTTGGGCGCATTTGATCCGGCACTTCCGCAAAATAGCAGGACGCTGTGGCGAAGGGGGAATCGTGGGCAAACGCCTGTTGTTACTCGCTTATGCCACGATTCGCACCCATCACCGTTGGCAACAACATCCCGACCAAGCCACCCGCTACCGACGGCGGATACTGCGCTTGCGCCGCAGCTTCCAAGCCACGCTCAACCAAGGTGTGGCTTTGCACAATTGCAAGCGCACCACCAACCAATGTAAGCATCTGCTCAAGGATGAGGCGATGTGTTGGACATTCCTCAAGGATGACCGGATTCCCCTCACCAATAACCGTGCTGAGCGGGTGATCAGGCCGTATGTGCAATGGCGCAAAACCAGCTTTGCCAGCCAGTCGGCACAAGGTGACAGGTTTCGTCCGACGGTGCTGACGGTGTTGGGAACGGCGCGTCAATTGGGCATGAATATGGCGACCTTGATGCGCGAAGTTTGCTCCCAAGGCTTGGCGCATAAGCCCGTCTCGGTGCGCTTCCCGTTGGATCAAGCCAGTGCCTGCAACCCGCTACAGATGGCGTGA
- a CDS encoding PIN domain-containing protein, with protein sequence MTPMECPEQTCTHLIAYAELRAAFAKAQRMQSLDATQKAQLLPIVDNDWQKYSSGGVGGY encoded by the coding sequence TTGACACCGATGGAGTGTCCAGAACAGACTTGCACCCACCTGATTGCCTACGCCGAATTACGCGCAGCCTTCGCAAAAGCGCAGCGTATGCAAAGCCTGGATGCCACCCAAAAAGCCCAACTATTGCCCATTGTCGACAACGATTGGCAAAAGTATTCATCTGGCGGCGTCGGAGGCTATTAG
- a CDS encoding class I SAM-dependent methyltransferase: MTPLRFRYQTLEFGDVDIHVRTLRDNQQFADADGVAEKLGISSATWPLFGIIWASGEVLAHHMFDYELEGQRILEVGCGIALTSLVLNHRHADITATDYHPEAGAFLLENSELNHGAAIPFMRTGWGDADSGLGEFDLIVGSDLLYEREHIALLADFIEQHAKPQCKVVIVDPGRGQHASFSKKMVGLGYAHTQNKPDTAGYLAQPFPGQILHYAR; this comes from the coding sequence ATGACTCCTTTACGCTTTCGTTACCAGACACTGGAGTTTGGTGATGTGGATATTCATGTACGTACCTTGCGGGATAACCAGCAATTCGCGGATGCCGATGGTGTCGCCGAAAAACTGGGAATTTCATCTGCCACTTGGCCGCTGTTCGGGATCATCTGGGCTTCGGGTGAGGTGCTTGCCCATCACATGTTCGACTATGAGCTGGAAGGGCAACGGATTCTGGAAGTAGGGTGTGGCATCGCCCTGACCAGTTTGGTGTTGAACCACCGCCATGCCGATATTACCGCTACGGATTACCACCCGGAAGCGGGCGCGTTTTTGCTGGAAAACAGTGAGCTTAACCACGGGGCTGCCATTCCTTTCATGCGTACCGGCTGGGGGGATGCGGATAGCGGGCTGGGTGAGTTTGACCTGATTGTGGGCAGTGACTTGCTGTATGAGCGCGAGCATATTGCCTTGCTGGCAGATTTCATCGAGCAGCACGCCAAGCCCCAGTGTAAAGTGGTGATTGTAGACCCCGGTCGTGGTCAACATGCGAGTTTCAGTAAGAAAATGGTTGGGTTGGGGTATGCACACACCCAGAATAAGCCGGATACGGCGGGCTATTTGGCGCAACCGTTTCCGGGGCAGATTTTACATTATGCGCGTTAG